Proteins from one Catenuloplanes atrovinosus genomic window:
- a CDS encoding acetone carboxylase, translating to MTAPEEPICSAKGCKAPATWRLLWNNPALHPPDRRKTWLACDDHREHLSTFLDARRFLRDVEPF from the coding sequence ATGACAGCGCCCGAGGAACCCATCTGTTCGGCCAAGGGCTGCAAAGCGCCCGCGACCTGGCGGCTGTTGTGGAACAATCCCGCGCTGCACCCGCCGGACCGCCGCAAGACGTGGCTGGCCTGCGACGATCACCGCGAGCACCTGTCCACCTTCCTCGACGCCCGCCGCTTCCTCCGCGACGTCGAGCCGTTCTGA
- a CDS encoding MBL fold metallo-hydrolase, which yields MRFVEVADRVYVLRYPILDVNSTLIVGDGEALLVDTLATGRQAADLGEAARAITSFPWALVNTHHHFDHCFGNAALADPIRPVWAHEEANRLLLETAEAQRAEWIARWSESDPVHAEDLARVEVRGASDTFAQDIPLDLGGRLVHLRHLGHGHTAGDIVVHVPDAGVVVAGDLVEESAAPSYGDDSYPLHWPETVAALLRLDPLTTIVPGHGAPVDPAFVKAQHEDLTTVEWTLREAYGDGAPVEDAVRAVLEKSSLALTDTAARSAVRRAYADLSGTTS from the coding sequence GTGAGGTTCGTTGAGGTCGCCGACCGCGTCTACGTGCTCCGCTACCCCATCCTGGACGTCAACTCGACGCTGATCGTCGGGGACGGCGAGGCGCTGCTCGTCGACACGCTCGCCACCGGCCGCCAGGCCGCCGACCTGGGCGAGGCCGCGCGTGCCATCACCAGCTTCCCGTGGGCGCTGGTGAACACGCACCACCACTTCGACCACTGCTTCGGCAACGCCGCGCTGGCCGATCCGATCCGCCCGGTCTGGGCGCACGAGGAGGCGAACCGGCTGCTGCTGGAGACCGCGGAGGCGCAGCGCGCCGAGTGGATCGCGCGCTGGTCGGAGAGCGACCCGGTGCACGCGGAGGACCTGGCCCGGGTGGAGGTGCGCGGCGCCAGCGACACGTTCGCCCAGGACATCCCGCTGGACCTCGGCGGCCGGCTGGTCCACCTGCGCCACCTCGGCCACGGCCACACCGCCGGCGACATCGTGGTGCACGTGCCGGACGCGGGCGTGGTCGTCGCCGGCGACCTGGTCGAGGAGTCCGCCGCCCCGTCGTACGGTGACGACTCGTACCCGCTGCACTGGCCGGAGACGGTCGCCGCGCTGCTCCGTCTCGACCCGCTGACCACGATCGTGCCCGGCCACGGCGCGCCGGTCGACCCGGCGTTCGTCAAGGCCCAGCACGAGGACCTGACCACGGTCGAGTGGACGCTCCGCGAGGCCTACGGCGACGGCGCCCCGGTCGAGGACGCGGTCCGCGCGGTCCTGGAGAAGTCCTCCCTCGCGCTCACCGACACGGCCGCGCGCTCGGCCGTCCGCCGCGCCTACGCCGACCTCTCCGGCACCACGTCCTGA
- a CDS encoding DUF58 domain-containing protein, with amino-acid sequence MIRGFAPAESTRSEAVLSRLQLLVTRKLDGLLQGDYAGLLPGPGTEAGESREYTPGDDVRRMDWPVTARTTVAHVRRTVADRELETWIALDLSASLDFGTARWLKRDLAVAAVAAVGHLTVRGGNRLGAVVGTGGSTERIPARPGRKEAQGLLRRVAALPSAPGRSSLGELVDLLNKPPRRRGVAVIISDFMSDPSTWVRPVKKLAVRHDVLAIEIVDPRELELPDVGVLAVVDPESGAVHEVQTSDPKLRRRYAEGAAAQRAAIASALRGAGAAHLRLRTDSDWLLDMVRFVAAQRHARTRGTTR; translated from the coding sequence ATGATCCGGGGCTTCGCGCCGGCCGAGTCGACGCGATCCGAAGCGGTCCTCTCGCGACTGCAGCTGCTGGTCACCCGGAAACTCGACGGCCTGCTGCAGGGCGACTACGCCGGCCTGCTGCCCGGTCCCGGCACCGAGGCCGGCGAGTCCCGGGAGTACACGCCCGGCGACGACGTACGCCGGATGGACTGGCCGGTCACCGCGCGCACCACGGTGGCGCACGTGCGCCGCACGGTCGCCGACCGCGAGCTGGAGACGTGGATCGCGCTGGACCTCTCCGCGAGCCTCGACTTCGGCACCGCGCGCTGGCTCAAGCGCGACCTCGCGGTCGCGGCCGTCGCCGCGGTCGGCCACCTCACGGTCCGCGGCGGCAACCGGCTCGGCGCCGTCGTCGGCACCGGCGGCAGCACCGAGCGCATCCCGGCGCGGCCCGGCCGCAAGGAGGCGCAGGGCCTGCTCCGGCGCGTCGCCGCGCTGCCCAGCGCGCCCGGCCGCTCGTCCCTCGGCGAACTGGTCGACCTGCTCAACAAGCCGCCCCGCCGCCGTGGCGTCGCGGTGATCATCTCCGATTTCATGTCCGACCCGTCCACCTGGGTCCGGCCGGTGAAGAAGCTCGCGGTGCGGCACGACGTGCTGGCGATCGAGATCGTCGATCCGCGCGAGCTCGAACTGCCCGACGTCGGCGTGCTCGCCGTGGTCGACCCGGAGAGCGGTGCCGTGCACGAGGTCCAGACCTCAGACCCCAAACTGCGCCGGCGGTACGCGGAGGGAGCCGCCGCCCAGCGCGCGGCCATCGCGTCCGCGCTCCGCGGCGCCGGCGCGGCCCACCTCCGGCTGCGCACCGATTCCGACTGGCTGCTCGACATGGTCCGCTTCGTCGCCGCCCAGCGGCACGCCCGGACCCGAGGGACGACGCGATGA
- a CDS encoding carbohydrate kinase family protein, translated as MAYAVVLGEALIDLLETEHEGRPVYRQVIGGAPLNVATGIARLAGPGHAEFGGALGDDVLAGRIEAFLSDAGVGTRAVARVAAPTALAVATFDGAEPDFRFYGEPPSYALYDDVPRDLVDRAAVLYCGSISLLRAPFVDAARAAWAAGGPLRLFDPNVRPRLLPDEAAWERQRALVTEFAARADLVKLSSVDAEGLYGEGPAEVARRLHALGTPVVVVTAGARGALVSTGDEQSFVPAPVVEAVDATGAGDSVMAALAYRLMIEGRPAGHAGWRNYAEFALSVAALVCERVGGAVAMPTLDDLSRRWAE; from the coding sequence ATGGCGTACGCGGTGGTGCTCGGCGAGGCACTGATCGACCTGCTGGAGACCGAGCACGAGGGCCGGCCGGTCTACCGCCAGGTGATCGGCGGCGCACCGCTCAACGTGGCCACCGGCATCGCCCGGCTGGCCGGCCCGGGACACGCCGAGTTCGGCGGCGCGCTCGGCGACGACGTGCTGGCCGGCCGCATCGAGGCGTTCCTCTCCGACGCCGGCGTCGGCACCCGCGCGGTGGCCCGCGTCGCGGCGCCGACCGCGCTCGCGGTGGCCACGTTCGACGGTGCCGAGCCGGACTTCCGCTTCTACGGCGAGCCGCCGTCGTACGCGCTCTACGACGACGTGCCGCGCGACCTCGTGGACCGCGCGGCCGTGCTCTACTGCGGCTCGATCAGCCTGCTGCGCGCGCCGTTCGTGGACGCGGCGCGCGCGGCGTGGGCGGCCGGCGGCCCGCTGCGGCTGTTCGACCCGAACGTGCGCCCGCGGCTGCTGCCGGACGAGGCCGCCTGGGAGCGGCAGCGCGCGCTGGTCACCGAGTTCGCCGCCCGCGCCGACCTGGTCAAGCTCAGCTCGGTGGACGCGGAGGGCCTCTACGGCGAGGGCCCGGCCGAGGTCGCGCGCCGGCTGCACGCGCTGGGCACGCCGGTCGTGGTGGTCACCGCGGGCGCGCGCGGCGCGCTGGTGTCCACCGGGGACGAGCAGTCGTTCGTGCCCGCGCCGGTGGTCGAGGCGGTGGACGCCACCGGCGCCGGCGACTCCGTGATGGCCGCGCTGGCGTACCGGCTGATGATCGAGGGTCGTCCGGCCGGCCACGCCGGGTGGCGCAACTACGCCGAGTTCGCGCTCTCCGTGGCCGCGCTCGTCTGCGAGCGGGTCGGCGGCGCGGTCGCGATGCCGACGCTGGACGACCTGTCCCGGCGCTGGGCCGAATAA
- a CDS encoding alpha/beta hydrolase encodes MTGRTLMTALVAVVLWANLPMSPVHRPGQVRPRLAATISGTLAGCATPHECALRIDRLYAASAASMRAAGQPYASWAGRSFLGFDRRGDGQAVEVIGDLATAERITVVVPGVATTLGTFTDGLGHVTRRAPATQARAVYDAALAHDPGARVAVIAWLGYDPPDGIGVSAAREEVARSGARSLGALLSALNPDVPVTLIGHSYGAIVAGLTVRSGAPTVTDVIALGAPGIGAEHATDLPGVRVWAARADSDWIGRVPAVRLLGFGHGTPPAAPSFGALPLPVSPETEHDGYLTAESPTLPAVAALALPTVAAH; translated from the coding sequence ATGACGGGACGCACGTTGATGACCGCCCTGGTCGCCGTGGTGCTGTGGGCGAACCTGCCCATGTCGCCGGTGCACCGGCCCGGCCAGGTCCGGCCGCGGCTGGCCGCCACGATCTCCGGGACGCTCGCCGGCTGCGCCACGCCGCACGAGTGCGCGCTGCGGATCGACCGGCTCTACGCGGCCAGTGCGGCATCGATGCGCGCGGCCGGGCAGCCGTACGCGTCCTGGGCCGGCCGGTCCTTCCTCGGCTTCGACCGGCGCGGCGACGGCCAGGCCGTGGAGGTCATCGGCGACCTCGCCACCGCCGAGCGGATCACCGTGGTGGTGCCCGGCGTCGCCACCACGCTCGGCACCTTCACCGACGGGCTCGGCCACGTCACCCGGCGCGCGCCCGCGACACAGGCCCGCGCCGTGTACGACGCCGCGCTGGCCCACGACCCGGGCGCGCGCGTCGCCGTGATCGCCTGGCTCGGCTACGACCCGCCGGACGGCATCGGCGTCTCGGCCGCGCGCGAGGAGGTCGCCCGCTCCGGCGCGCGCTCGCTCGGCGCGCTGCTCTCCGCGCTGAACCCGGACGTGCCGGTCACGCTGATCGGTCACAGCTACGGCGCTATCGTGGCGGGCTTGACCGTCCGGTCCGGCGCGCCGACCGTCACCGACGTGATCGCGCTGGGCGCGCCCGGCATCGGCGCGGAGCACGCCACCGATCTCCCGGGGGTACGGGTCTGGGCAGCCAGGGCGGACTCGGACTGGATCGGTCGGGTGCCGGCCGTGCGGCTGCTCGGTTTCGGTCACGGCACGCCGCCGGCCGCCCCGTCGTTCGGCGCGCTGCCACTGCCGGTGTCACCCGAGACCGAGCACGACGGCTATCTCACGGCCGAATCGCCCACGCTGCCGGCCGTGGCCGCGCTCGCGCTGCCCACCGTGGCCGCGCACTAA
- a CDS encoding PH domain-containing protein, producing the protein MDAVTETPAPPDSGEVRINALEPWPDTVEWKPVSPSLIRVELVRLAIWLVILLAALITGWLLVGHWLFGAGVGLVLLFGAWRAFVIGRAVRAWGYAERERDLLVRHGLLVRRLSIVPYARMQFVDVTAGPLERSFNLATVQLHTAAAASDAKVPGLRPAEASRLRDRLTALGADRAEGL; encoded by the coding sequence GTGGATGCCGTGACTGAGACGCCCGCACCCCCGGACAGCGGCGAGGTTCGCATCAACGCGCTGGAGCCCTGGCCGGACACGGTCGAGTGGAAGCCGGTGTCCCCCAGCCTGATCCGGGTCGAGTTGGTGCGCCTGGCGATCTGGCTGGTCATCCTGCTGGCCGCGCTGATCACCGGCTGGCTGCTGGTCGGCCACTGGCTGTTCGGCGCCGGCGTCGGGCTGGTGCTCCTCTTCGGCGCGTGGCGCGCGTTCGTGATCGGCCGGGCGGTGCGCGCCTGGGGCTACGCGGAGCGCGAGCGCGACCTGCTGGTGCGGCACGGGCTGCTGGTGCGCCGGCTGTCCATCGTGCCCTATGCGCGGATGCAGTTCGTGGACGTGACCGCCGGCCCGCTGGAGCGCTCGTTCAACCTGGCCACCGTGCAGCTGCACACGGCCGCCGCGGCCAGCGACGCGAAGGTGCCGGGCCTGCGGCCGGCCGAGGCGTCCCGGCTGCGCGACCGGCTGACCGCGCTGGGCGCCGACCGCGCCGAGGGCCTGTGA
- a CDS encoding AAA family ATPase: MAEETTPEVPVSASAPEPAADAAPAPAGTTPAQDATQVERALFEVKRVIVGQDRMIERMFVALLARGHCLIEGVPGVAKTLAVETLAKVVGGTFSRVQFTPDLVPADIVGTRIYRQSSEKFDVELGPVFVNFLLADEINRAPAKVQSALLEVMAEQQVSIGGESHRVPHPFLVMATQNPIEQEGVYPLPEAQRDRFLMKIVVGYPTDAEEREIVYRMGVSAPEPMPIFTPHDLIKLQQKADQVFVHNALIDYAVRVVLATRDPAAHGMQDVARLIQYGASPRASLGIVRATRALALLRGRDYALPQDMQDIAPDILRHRLVLSYDALADDVPADHVVARIMATVPLPTVTPRQGATPGPATTPAGWPGAR; the protein is encoded by the coding sequence GTGGCCGAAGAGACCACGCCCGAGGTGCCCGTTTCCGCCAGCGCTCCGGAGCCCGCCGCCGACGCGGCGCCGGCGCCCGCGGGCACGACGCCGGCGCAGGACGCCACCCAGGTCGAGCGGGCGCTCTTCGAGGTCAAGCGCGTCATCGTCGGCCAGGACCGGATGATCGAGCGGATGTTCGTGGCGCTGCTCGCCCGCGGCCACTGCCTGATCGAGGGCGTGCCGGGCGTGGCCAAGACGCTCGCGGTCGAGACGCTGGCCAAGGTCGTCGGCGGCACGTTCTCCCGCGTGCAGTTCACCCCCGACCTGGTCCCGGCGGACATCGTCGGCACCCGGATCTACCGGCAGTCCAGTGAGAAGTTCGACGTCGAGCTGGGCCCGGTGTTCGTGAACTTCCTGCTCGCCGACGAGATCAACCGTGCGCCCGCCAAGGTGCAGTCCGCGCTGCTGGAGGTCATGGCCGAGCAGCAGGTGTCGATCGGCGGCGAGAGCCACCGCGTCCCGCACCCGTTCCTGGTCATGGCCACGCAGAACCCGATCGAGCAGGAGGGCGTCTACCCGCTGCCCGAGGCGCAGCGCGACCGCTTCCTGATGAAGATCGTGGTCGGCTACCCGACGGACGCGGAGGAGCGCGAGATCGTCTACCGGATGGGCGTGAGCGCGCCCGAGCCGATGCCGATCTTCACGCCGCACGACCTGATCAAGCTTCAGCAAAAGGCCGACCAGGTCTTCGTGCACAACGCGCTGATCGACTACGCGGTCCGTGTGGTGCTCGCCACCCGCGACCCGGCCGCGCACGGCATGCAGGACGTGGCCCGGCTCATCCAGTACGGCGCCAGCCCGCGCGCCTCGCTCGGCATCGTCCGCGCCACCCGCGCGCTGGCGCTGCTGCGCGGCCGTGACTACGCGCTGCCGCAGGACATGCAGGACATCGCGCCGGACATCCTGCGCCACCGGCTGGTGCTCAGCTACGACGCGCTCGCCGACGACGTGCCGGCCGACCACGTGGTCGCCCGGATCATGGCGACCGTGCCGCTGCCCACGGTCACCCCGCGCCAGGGCGCCACGCCGGGCCCCGCGACCACGCCGGCCGGCTGGCCGGGGGCCAGGTGA
- a CDS encoding VWA domain-containing protein, with protein MIRFLEPYWLLLLLPVLATAGAYVWRQLRKSTVAVRFSNVELLRTLAPKGLGWRKHIGPTAFLLALLTLALGMGRPSVDTEKPLERATIILAMDVSLSMQADDVAPNRLEAAQVAAKQFVGELPESFNVGLVSFAKSANVLVAPTKDRSSVISAIDGLTLAEATATGEAVFTSLDAIRSVPADGADGAPPARIVLLSDGYRTSGRSIEEAGSAAVAANVPVSTIAFGTDSGIVDIGGDLQPVPVDRYSLAQLAEATKGYFYEAASVTELKQVYEDMGSSIGYRIEPREVTQWYAGFALLLGLVAAVCSLLWSSRLP; from the coding sequence ATGATTCGATTCCTGGAACCGTACTGGCTGCTGCTGCTCCTGCCCGTGCTCGCGACCGCGGGCGCCTACGTGTGGCGGCAACTGCGCAAGAGCACGGTCGCGGTGCGCTTCAGCAACGTGGAGCTGCTGCGCACGCTCGCGCCCAAGGGGCTCGGCTGGCGCAAGCACATCGGCCCCACCGCGTTCCTGCTGGCGCTGCTCACGCTCGCGCTCGGCATGGGCCGCCCGTCGGTCGACACGGAGAAGCCGCTGGAGCGGGCCACCATCATCCTCGCCATGGACGTCTCCCTCTCCATGCAGGCCGACGACGTGGCACCGAACCGCCTGGAGGCCGCGCAGGTCGCCGCGAAGCAGTTCGTCGGCGAACTGCCCGAGTCGTTCAACGTGGGCCTGGTCTCCTTCGCCAAGTCCGCGAACGTCCTGGTCGCCCCCACCAAGGACCGCTCCTCGGTGATCTCCGCGATCGACGGCCTCACGCTCGCCGAGGCCACCGCCACCGGCGAGGCCGTCTTCACCTCCCTCGACGCCATCCGCTCCGTCCCCGCCGACGGCGCCGACGGCGCACCCCCCGCCAGAATCGTGCTGCTCTCCGACGGCTACCGCACCTCCGGCCGCTCCATCGAGGAGGCCGGCTCCGCCGCCGTCGCCGCCAACGTCCCGGTCTCCACCATCGCCTTCGGCACCGACAGCGGCATCGTCGACATCGGCGGCGACCTCCAGCCCGTCCCGGTCGACCGGTATTCACTGGCCCAACTCGCCGAGGCCACGAAGGGCTACTTCTACGAGGCCGCCTCGGTCACCGAGCTGAAGCAGGTCTACGAGGACATGGGCAGCTCCATCGGCTACCGCATCGAACCTCGCGAGGTCACCCAGTGGTACGCCGGCTTCGCCCTCCTCCTCGGCCTGGTCGCCGCCGTCTGCAGCCTCCTCTGGTCCTCCCGCCTCCCGTAA
- a CDS encoding thioesterase family protein, translating to MEEQPAPVLAPGLTARVELAVGDSDTAQALGSGDVPVLATPRVLALAETATVAATARQMPSGMTTVGVRVELAHLAATPIGRTVAAQATLAEVDARRLVFEVHVTEVADVPYEQRRVVAEGRVERMLVDRQRFLSKAFD from the coding sequence ATGGAAGAGCAGCCGGCACCGGTCCTCGCCCCCGGCCTGACCGCCCGCGTCGAGCTGGCGGTCGGCGACTCCGACACCGCGCAGGCGCTCGGCTCCGGCGACGTGCCGGTGCTGGCCACACCGCGGGTGCTGGCGCTGGCCGAGACCGCCACGGTGGCCGCGACCGCCCGGCAGATGCCGAGCGGCATGACCACGGTCGGCGTCCGGGTCGAGCTGGCGCACCTGGCGGCCACGCCGATCGGCCGCACCGTCGCCGCGCAGGCCACGCTCGCCGAGGTCGACGCCCGCCGGCTGGTGTTCGAGGTGCACGTCACGGAGGTCGCCGACGTGCCGTACGAGCAGCGCCGGGTGGTCGCGGAGGGCCGCGTCGAGCGGATGCTGGTCGACCGGCAGCGCTTCCTGTCCAAGGCGTTCGACTGA
- a CDS encoding superoxide dismutase family protein, with protein MRRALMIGFGLAGLVTAATGCGTDDRDTALPSTPSTASVLRAYAEGGTFAAWAEDQTAITYDPALVPIGASALVTVSPAVVETTVQLDVEGLLPSRAYGAHLHTNVCGPKGEDAGPHYQHHRDPKASASPPSVDPSYANPSNEVWLDFTTDVAGTASVNSRVAWRFNQEAPPRSLVIHAQHTDTAPGRAGTAGPRLACITLPE; from the coding sequence ATGCGACGGGCACTCATGATCGGGTTCGGGCTGGCGGGGCTGGTCACCGCGGCCACCGGATGCGGGACGGACGACCGGGACACCGCGCTGCCGTCGACCCCGTCGACCGCGTCCGTGCTCCGCGCGTACGCGGAGGGCGGCACGTTCGCGGCCTGGGCCGAGGACCAGACCGCGATCACCTACGATCCCGCGCTCGTGCCGATCGGCGCCAGCGCGCTGGTCACGGTCTCACCCGCCGTGGTCGAGACCACCGTGCAGCTCGACGTCGAGGGCCTGCTGCCGTCCCGCGCGTACGGCGCCCACCTGCACACGAACGTCTGCGGCCCGAAGGGCGAGGACGCCGGCCCGCACTACCAGCACCACCGCGACCCGAAGGCGTCCGCCTCCCCGCCGTCGGTGGACCCGTCCTACGCCAACCCCAGCAACGAGGTCTGGCTCGACTTCACCACCGACGTCGCCGGCACCGCCTCCGTGAACTCCCGCGTGGCGTGGCGGTTCAACCAGGAGGCGCCACCCCGCTCCCTGGTCATCCACGCCCAGCACACCGACACCGCCCCCGGCCGCGCCGGCACCGCCGGCCCCCGCCTCGCCTGCATCACCCTCCCGGAGTGA
- a CDS encoding PH domain-containing protein → MTEVVPDPPRQRLHPLSPLLNGARTLVVIIGAVSLSQINEFGWERFALTFAVIAAGIVVFSLINWWNTGYHVVGRELRIHEGLFWRRTRAIPLERLQTVEVRRPLLAQLTGLAELRLEVVGGGKTEAPLAFLTVADAEALQERLVRLSGPQAREQQAAEGTAPDGTAAPGAEATESTEAAPAAYPGRDSGFPLHAVRNADLVLSQVLTPQTFFLPLGVASVLAQFSFVGEFNPVAIFSTLAAVGGVMLAPARRVLNDWSFRLSDVPLSGEGRGLRMAYGLLETRNQTVPLHRLQAVTVTWPLLWRAKRWLRVRFSVAGVAGPADGNEQQSDRLLPVGDPETGRRLVALAMPGLDLFTVRVAPPPPRVRWLHPFAWSRMGVGLNARVFTVTKGVVTRELVAVPYTRIQSVRVVQGPLQRRLRLATVHVDTAGGGGAEAPDRDIHEAWALAAALTARAHAAQAAPAAQPAAM, encoded by the coding sequence ATGACGGAGGTCGTCCCGGACCCGCCGCGGCAGCGGCTGCACCCGCTGAGCCCGCTGCTGAACGGCGCCCGCACGCTCGTGGTCATCATCGGCGCGGTCTCGCTGTCGCAGATCAACGAGTTCGGCTGGGAGCGCTTCGCGCTCACGTTCGCCGTGATCGCGGCCGGCATCGTGGTGTTCTCGCTGATCAACTGGTGGAACACCGGTTACCACGTGGTCGGCCGCGAACTGCGCATCCACGAGGGCCTGTTCTGGCGGCGCACGCGCGCGATCCCGCTGGAGCGGCTGCAGACCGTGGAGGTGCGGCGCCCGCTGCTGGCGCAGCTGACCGGCCTGGCCGAGCTGCGGCTGGAGGTGGTCGGCGGCGGCAAGACCGAGGCTCCGCTGGCGTTCCTCACGGTCGCGGACGCGGAGGCGCTGCAGGAGCGCCTGGTGCGCCTCTCCGGGCCACAGGCCCGCGAACAACAGGCCGCCGAGGGTACGGCGCCGGACGGCACGGCCGCGCCCGGCGCGGAGGCCACGGAGTCCACGGAGGCCGCCCCCGCGGCGTACCCCGGAAGGGACTCGGGTTTTCCGCTGCACGCGGTGCGCAACGCGGACCTGGTGCTGAGTCAGGTGCTCACGCCGCAGACGTTCTTCCTGCCGCTGGGCGTGGCGTCGGTGCTCGCGCAGTTCAGCTTCGTGGGCGAGTTCAATCCGGTCGCGATCTTCTCCACGCTCGCGGCGGTCGGCGGCGTCATGCTGGCGCCGGCCCGCCGGGTGCTCAACGACTGGAGCTTCCGCCTCTCCGACGTGCCGCTCAGCGGCGAGGGCCGGGGCCTGCGGATGGCGTACGGGCTGCTGGAGACGCGCAACCAGACCGTGCCGCTGCACCGGCTGCAGGCCGTCACCGTCACCTGGCCGCTGCTCTGGCGGGCCAAGCGCTGGCTGCGCGTGCGCTTCTCGGTGGCCGGCGTCGCGGGTCCGGCCGACGGCAACGAGCAGCAGTCCGACCGGCTGCTCCCGGTCGGCGACCCGGAGACCGGGCGCCGGCTGGTCGCGCTCGCGATGCCGGGCCTGGACCTGTTCACCGTGCGCGTCGCGCCGCCGCCGCCGCGGGTGCGGTGGCTGCACCCGTTCGCCTGGTCGCGGATGGGCGTGGGGCTGAACGCACGCGTGTTCACCGTGACGAAGGGCGTGGTCACGCGCGAGTTGGTGGCGGTGCCGTACACCCGGATTCAGAGCGTGCGCGTGGTGCAGGGACCGCTGCAGCGGCGCCTGCGGCTGGCCACCGTGCACGTCGACACCGCGGGCGGCGGCGGGGCGGAGGCGCCGGACCGCGACATCCACGAGGCGTGGGCGCTGGCCGCCGCGCTCACCGCCCGCGCGCACGCGGCCCAGGCCGCGCCGGCCGCCCAGCCTGCGGCGATGTGA
- a CDS encoding glycosyltransferase family 2 protein, giving the protein MPYATARQDPPGVRPAALSPLEHDARITATRTQKIVLGMLGALLALAVAAAAFGWTGGLLALLALITALYLADLAFCAWLVTGTMWRDRAHRPPVPLLELPRWPTFTVLCPMYRETAVLPQLIDAMEALDYPKESLQVLLLLEEDDTESVTAIRGMRLPSTFEVVVVPESRPKTKPKACNHGLLLARGEYVVIFDAEDVPEPDQLKKAAVAFATSPAKVACLQAPLNFYNPRQNVLTRLFTAEYSLWFDLMLRGLQRMDGPIPLGGTSNHFRTEVLRGLGGWDPYNVTEDADLGIRLYRQGFRTGMLDSTTYEEANPEIRNWIRQRSRWIKGYLQTLLVHTRGGWVSDRHFPTFLLVVGGKAIVNYINPLMWALTITYFVFRGTIGDEIEALFPAPVFYAAVVTLLFGNLLFVYTFLLGSARRGNHDLIKYGLLAPFYWLLMSVAALKALGQLVFKPHYWEKTEHGLHLGKGGAA; this is encoded by the coding sequence ATGCCGTATGCCACGGCCCGGCAGGACCCGCCCGGTGTGCGACCGGCCGCCCTGTCCCCACTCGAGCACGATGCCCGGATCACCGCCACCCGTACCCAGAAGATCGTGCTGGGCATGCTCGGCGCGCTGCTCGCCCTCGCCGTCGCCGCCGCCGCCTTCGGATGGACCGGCGGCCTGCTCGCGCTGCTCGCGCTGATCACCGCGCTGTACCTGGCCGATCTGGCCTTCTGCGCATGGCTGGTGACCGGCACGATGTGGCGCGACCGCGCGCACCGACCACCCGTACCCCTGCTGGAACTGCCGCGCTGGCCCACGTTCACCGTGCTGTGCCCGATGTACCGGGAGACCGCGGTGCTGCCACAACTGATCGACGCGATGGAGGCGCTCGATTATCCGAAGGAGTCGTTGCAGGTGCTGCTGCTGCTGGAGGAGGACGACACGGAGTCGGTCACGGCCATCCGCGGCATGCGGCTGCCGTCCACGTTCGAGGTCGTGGTGGTGCCGGAGTCGCGGCCGAAGACGAAGCCGAAGGCATGCAACCACGGCCTGCTGCTGGCCCGGGGCGAATACGTGGTCATCTTCGACGCCGAGGACGTCCCCGAGCCGGACCAGCTCAAGAAGGCCGCGGTCGCGTTCGCCACCTCGCCGGCGAAGGTGGCCTGCCTCCAGGCGCCGCTGAACTTCTACAACCCGCGGCAGAACGTGCTGACCCGGCTGTTCACCGCCGAGTACAGCCTCTGGTTCGACCTGATGCTGCGCGGTCTGCAACGGATGGACGGGCCGATCCCGCTCGGCGGCACGTCGAACCACTTCCGCACGGAGGTGCTGCGCGGTCTGGGCGGCTGGGACCCGTACAACGTGACCGAGGACGCGGACCTCGGCATCCGGCTCTACCGACAGGGGTTTCGGACCGGGATGCTGGACAGCACGACGTACGAGGAGGCGAACCCGGAAATCCGCAACTGGATCCGGCAGCGCTCCCGATGGATCAAGGGTTACCTCCAGACGCTGCTGGTGCACACCCGCGGCGGCTGGGTCTCCGACCGGCACTTCCCGACGTTCCTGCTGGTCGTCGGCGGCAAGGCGATCGTGAATTACATCAACCCGCTGATGTGGGCGCTGACGATCACTTATTTCGTATTCCGCGGCACGATCGGCGACGAGATCGAGGCGCTTTTCCCGGCCCCGGTCTTCTACGCCGCCGTGGTCACGCTGCTATTCGGAAATCTCTTGTTCGTCTATACATTCCTCCTCGGCAGCGCGCGCCGGGGAAATCACGACCTCATCAAGTACGGCCTGCTCGCCCCGTTCTACTGGCTGCTCATGTCGGTGGCCGCGCTCAAGGCGCTCGGCCAGCTCGTGTTCAAGCCGCATTACTGGGAGAAGACCGAACACGGCCTTCACCTCGGCAAGGGCGGTGCGGCATGA